In the genome of Halapricum salinum, one region contains:
- a CDS encoding amino acid-binding protein, producing MFDEIMEKFADSPSQQQVIRLLLERGFSVSDEGRVVSGGIEIPNTGIAREIDVDRRVVDATTDAILDDPELRRIFQNISAIPSLMDLAPVLDLTVLTVTVDDAEASGIVARVTQSIADHGITIRQVISDDPEFSDEAKLYVITAEELPGDLINEIRAMAFVRKIELE from the coding sequence ATGTTCGACGAAATCATGGAGAAGTTCGCCGACAGCCCGAGCCAGCAGCAGGTGATCCGCCTGCTGCTCGAACGGGGCTTCTCCGTCAGCGACGAGGGTCGGGTGGTCTCGGGCGGGATCGAGATCCCCAACACCGGGATCGCCCGCGAGATCGACGTCGACCGACGAGTCGTCGACGCCACCACCGACGCGATCCTCGACGACCCCGAGTTGCGGCGGATCTTCCAGAACATCTCGGCCATCCCGAGCCTGATGGATCTCGCGCCAGTGCTGGATCTCACGGTGCTCACGGTGACGGTCGACGACGCCGAAGCCTCGGGGATCGTCGCCAGGGTCACCCAATCCATCGCCGACCACGGGATCACGATCCGGCAGGTCATCAGCGACGATCCCGAATTTTCCGACGAGGCCAAGCTCTACGTCATCACCGCCGAGGAACTGCCGGGCGACCTGATCAACGAGATCCGGGCGATGGCGTTCGTCCGCAAGATCGAACTCGAATGA
- a CDS encoding IMPACT family protein translates to MTDTYRTVAGRGQIRFEVRGSEFIGHVAPAATVEAAEAFVDAIESEYADATHNVPAYRVRADPLREYASDDGEPSGSSGKPALNVLQQREIENVVAVVTRYYGGTNLGVGGLARSYSQAVKEAVDDAGVVTERPHERFGIETQYDDSGTVRGILESEDVEFDAEYEEVVEFEVRVPEADATQLRDRIRSATSGRADISDI, encoded by the coding sequence GTGACCGACACCTACCGCACCGTCGCCGGCCGCGGGCAGATCCGGTTCGAAGTCCGGGGCTCGGAGTTCATCGGTCACGTCGCCCCTGCCGCGACAGTGGAGGCCGCTGAAGCGTTCGTCGACGCGATCGAATCGGAGTACGCCGACGCGACCCACAACGTTCCCGCCTACCGGGTGCGGGCCGACCCCCTTCGTGAATACGCCAGCGACGACGGCGAGCCCTCGGGGAGTTCGGGCAAGCCCGCGCTGAACGTCCTCCAGCAGCGCGAGATCGAGAACGTCGTCGCCGTCGTGACACGTTACTACGGCGGAACGAACCTCGGTGTCGGCGGGCTCGCACGCTCGTACTCACAGGCCGTCAAGGAGGCCGTCGACGACGCCGGTGTCGTCACCGAACGCCCCCACGAACGTTTCGGGATCGAGACCCAATACGACGACAGCGGGACCGTCCGGGGAATTCTGGAGAGCGAAGACGTCGAGTTCGACGCGGAGTACGAGGAAGTGGTCGAGTTCGAGGTTCGCGTGCCCGAGGCCGACGCTACGCAACTGCGTGATCGGATTCGGAGTGCGACGAGCGGTCGTGCCGATATTTCTGATATCTGA
- a CDS encoding 2Fe-2S iron-sulfur cluster-binding protein gives MTEAVSLQVRVAATGETHVLDAPRGSILREVLLERGLSPHGRYARRANCGGRGLCATCGVRFETDDPAPEHWHDRLADRFGYPRLSCQLELTEDCTVVIPDKRVWGDRE, from the coding sequence ATGACCGAGGCCGTCTCTCTCCAGGTCCGCGTCGCGGCGACTGGTGAGACCCACGTGCTCGACGCGCCTCGCGGCTCGATCCTCCGGGAGGTCCTGCTCGAACGCGGTCTCTCGCCCCACGGTCGCTACGCTCGGCGAGCCAACTGCGGCGGCCGAGGGCTGTGTGCGACCTGTGGCGTCCGCTTCGAGACTGACGACCCCGCTCCCGAGCACTGGCACGACCGGCTGGCCGATCGCTTCGGGTATCCCCGACTCTCGTGCCAGCTCGAACTCACCGAGGACTGTACGGTCGTGATTCCCGACAAGCGCGTGTGGGGTGACCGGGAGTGA